From the genome of Halictus rubicundus isolate RS-2024b chromosome 2, iyHalRubi1_principal, whole genome shotgun sequence, one region includes:
- the LOC143365192 gene encoding coiled-coil domain-containing protein 39 isoform X1 — protein sequence MAINNNIDNVLSILGWEDGFRIPVSNAENKQLEEEIENKMKLKAALSGKLESNTEKLTMLKNRLNTLKAEQDMNQKLLNTHATQLETENHHYRLSCSTESSLRQEARDFEKEWKNVNETVASITRELEKMTKKIETSKNTVKYDEKSLKEWEDALNQNEDNNQLIEQYLKEDAKDYKDMELKRQKLCKELQSYREAIINITNEGREAEIVLDRTTKLYNQAMADYRQMFNQWKESVIMLQQRNDDIQRVLKETETLREITQDKKNVLEESEKFLKEQKESNRQVEESIKKLEKNLCNMKEDQKKAKEKYGAYENQLTIQKNIIKESNNRVEQLRADIKRKEIEIQNKYTKIEKLNKQVAELTKKLQDIGDQELNIKEKAKELENMFQEQEKKKVAMIKEVSRLQNANLRVRNQIKKLEDEKKIAKLQYLNESKKEEYLDKLYAKEEKIFEEQKQTLYQVDFELQKSEMKLDRLRGHERDKSEAERKQMKIEELQSTLNEKMKLSKLLQNQISSLEYDMRIMSNSLASDNNELDYLRNKRQDLVLLMDAGEKRLKAAQNCYEEKQVEESVLRLKVSQMEKMMSNIGNSVYDLERYRLELEAAVKERKAEISVQKESFIIQKRVASGECSELKNAIAERKIRIKQLQARYDNGIAMLGTNSDGTPLNTTQLKIQNAQERYLLQEQGDKLDESITKTELEIQAMENTLRVINVCNDKYKLTTLSTDGKNKPEQEEHRKLDEELQNVEQNLKQKNRELQFLTDNLQKMQDEYVQVLKQIDEIEEQKENKNQYMIELRQQIRDQEEKIFRADKSLKNVQKAIQQKSVITGDKTVLIQEKEVELHELQEQNSIILQDIAEFTIHHMETEPYIKKLLAAKNIELPSIPLTTQSPMSSHSSNRSTNSVEYVSNGTNRKSIISSSRESIGKVVNIMPEFPTVASKTSSKRIIKHEQQSVKTVYIRSSKKSL from the exons ATggcgataaataataatatagacAATGTTTTAAGCATTCTGGGTTGGGAAGATGGATTCCGAATTCCCGTTTCAAATGCGGAGAACAAACAATTAGAAGAAGAA ATCGAAAACAAAATGAAACTGAAAGCGGCTTTAAGTGGAAAACTTGAGTCTAATACGGAGAAACTTACAATGTTGAAGAACCGTCTAAATACTTTAAAAGCGGAGCAGGATATGAACCAAAAGCTTTTAAACACGCACGCGACACAACTGGAAACCGAAAACCATCATTATCGATTGAGCTGCAGCACAGAATCGAGTTTGCGGCAAGAGGCCcgagattttgaaaaagaatggaAGAATGTGAACGAAACGGTAGCGAGTATTACAAGAGAATTGGAAAAAATGACAAAAAAGATCGAGACATCGAAAAACACGGTGAAGTACGACGAGAAAAGCCTGAAAGAATGGGAGGACGCATTGAATCAAAACGAGGATAACAATCAGCTTATAGAACAATATTTGAAAGAAGATGCAAAAGACTACAAG GACATGGAATTGAAAAGACAGAAACTGTGTAAAGAATTGCAGTCGTATCGTGAGGCGATTATTAATATAACTAATGAAGGACGAGAGGCCGAGATTGTTCTCGATCGAACGACCAAATTGTACAATCAAGCGATGGCGGACTATCGACAAATGTTCAATCAATGGAAAGAGAGTGTAATCATGTTGCAACAACGAAACGACGATATTCAACGTGTTCTTAAA GAAACTGAAACACTGCGTGAGATTACGCAAGATAAGAAGAACGTACTAGAGGAATCGGAGAAATTTTTGAAGGAACAAAAAGAAAGTAATAGACAGGTTGAAGAATCGATTAAAAAATTGGAGAAAAATCTTTGCAATATGAAAGAAGATCAAAAGAAAGCGAAGGAGAAGTACGGAGCTTATGAGAATCAA CTTActatacaaaaaaatattataaaagaaTCCAATAACCGCGTGGAACAACTGCGGGCTGACATAAAACGTAAAGAGATCGagatacaaaataaatatacgAAAATAGAGAAGTTAAACAAACAAGTGGCTGAATTAACTAAGAAGTTGCAAGATATTGGCGATcaagaattaaatattaaagaaaaagcGAAAGAACTGGAAAATATGTTCCAG gaacaagaaaaaaagaaagttgcaATGATTAAAGAAGTAAGCCGATTGCAAAACGCGAATTTGCGTGTTAGAAATCAGATAAAGAAACTAGAAGATGAGAAAAAGATTGCAAAATTGCAATATCTGAATGAATCTAAGAAGGAAGAATATTTGGACAAATTGTATGCCaaggaagaaaaaatttttgagGAACAGAAACAAACATTGTATCAAGTGGATTTCGAATTACAAAAGTCTGAAATGAAATTAGATAGACTAAGAGGTCATGAACGGGATAAGTCTGaagcagaaagaaaacaaatgaaaattgaGGAACTACAAAGTACCTTGAACGAGAAGATGAAATTATCAAAACTGTTGCAAAATCAAATCTCAAGCTTAGAA TATGATATGAGAATAATGTCCAATAGTCTAGCAAGTGACAACAATGAATTAGATTATCTAAGAAACAAAAGACAAGATTTAGTTCTTTTAATGGATGCAGGAGAGAAACGACTGAAAGCTGCTCAAAATTGTTATGAAGAAAAACAAGTAGAAGAAAGTGTTCTACGACTTAAAGTGTCACAGATGGAGAAGATGATGTCTAATATTGGAAATAGCGTTTATGACTTGGAAAGATATCGACTCGAATTAGAAGCT GCAGTAAAAGAACGTAAAGCAGAAATATCTGTACAAAAAGAATCATTTATCATTCAAAAGAGAGTTGCTAGTGGTGAATGTTCAGAACTAAAAAATGCTATAGCTGAACGAAAGATACGAATAAAACAACTACAGGCAAGATATGACAATGGTATAGCTATGTTAGGCACTAATTCTGATGGTACACCGCTGAATACTACCCAACTGAAGATTCAAAATGCACAAGAAAGGTATCTTCTGCAAGAGCAAGGTGATAAATTAGATGAATCTATAACAAAAACTGAACTTGAAATACAAGCCATGGAAAATACATTACGGGTAATAAATGTTTGTaatgataaatataaattaacaaCTTTGTCCACGGACGGAAAAAATAAACCAGAACAAGAAGAACATAGAAAATTGGATGAAGAATTGCAAAATGTCGAACAAAacttaaaacaaaaaaatcgtGAACTGCAGTTCTTAACTGACAATTTACAG AAAATGCAGGATGAATATGTTCAAGTCTTAAAACAGATTGATGAAATTGAAgaacagaaagaaaataaaaatcaatacATGATTGAATTAAGGCAACAAATTCGTGATCAGgaagaaaaaatattcagaGCTGACAAAagtttaaagaatgtacaaaaAGCTATTCAACAAAAAAGTGTCATCACAGGAGATAAGACAGTACTTATACAAGAG AAAGAAGTAGAACTACATGAATTGCAAGAACAGAATTCTATCATTTTGCAAGATATTGCAGAATTTACAATTCATCATATGGAAACAGAACCTTATATCAAAAAGCTTCTAGCTGCTAAAAATATAGAGTTACCATCTATTCCGTTAACTACACAATCACCAATGTCCAGTCATTCCTCCAATCGTTCTACAAACTCAGTAGAATACGTATCAAATGGTACAAATCGTAAAAGTATTATTTCATCATCTAGAGAAAGTATTGGAAAAGTTGTCAATATTATGCCTGAATTTCCAA CAGTTGCATCAAAAACCTCAtccaaaaggattataaaacaTGAACAACAATCTGTAAAAACAGTATACATACGTTCTTCAAAAAAATCTTTGTAA
- the LOC143365192 gene encoding coiled-coil domain-containing protein 39 isoform X2, with protein sequence MAINNNIDNVLSILGWEDGFRIPVSNAENKQLEEEIENKMKLKAALSGKLESNTEKLTMLKNRLNTLKAEQDMNQKLLNTHATQLETENHHYRLSCSTESSLRQEARDFEKEWKNVNETVASITRELEKMTKKIETSKNTVKYDEKSLKEWEDALNQNEDNNQLIEQYLKEDAKDYKDMELKRQKLCKELQSYREAIINITNEGREAEIVLDRTTKLYNQAMADYRQMFNQWKESVIMLQQRNDDIQRVLKETETLREITQDKKNVLEESEKFLKEQKESNRQVEESIKKLEKNLCNMKEDQKKAKEKYGAYENQLTIQKNIIKESNNRVEQLRADIKRKEIEIQNKYTKIEKLNKQVAELTKKLQDIGDQELNIKEKAKELENMFQEQEKKKVAMIKEVSRLQNANLRVRNQIKKLEDEKKIAKLQYLNESKKEEYLDKLYAKEEKIFEEQKQTLYQVDFELQKSEMKLDRLRGHERDKSEAERKQMKIEELQSTLNEKMKLSKLLQNQISSLEYDMRIMSNSLASDNNELDYLRNKRQDLVLLMDAGEKRLKAAQNCYEEKQVEESVLRLKVSQMEKMMSNIGNSVYDLERYRLELEAAVKERKAEISVQKESFIIQKRVASGECSELKNAIAERKIRIKQLQARYDNGIAMLGTNSDGTPLNTTQLKIQNAQERYLLQEQGDKLDESITKTELEIQAMENTLRVINVCNDKYKLTTLSTDGKNKPEQEEHRKLDEELQNVEQNLKQKNRELQFLTDNLQKMQDEYVQVLKQIDEIEEQKENKNQYMIELRQQIRDQEEKIFRADKSLKNVQKAIQQKSVITGDKTVLIQEKEVELHELQEQNSIILQDIAEFTIHHMETEPYIKKLLAAKNIELPSIPLTTQSPMSSHSSNRSTNSVEYVSNGTNRKSIISSSRESIGKVVNIMPEFPIASKTSSKRIIKHEQQSVKTVYIRSSKKSL encoded by the exons ATggcgataaataataatatagacAATGTTTTAAGCATTCTGGGTTGGGAAGATGGATTCCGAATTCCCGTTTCAAATGCGGAGAACAAACAATTAGAAGAAGAA ATCGAAAACAAAATGAAACTGAAAGCGGCTTTAAGTGGAAAACTTGAGTCTAATACGGAGAAACTTACAATGTTGAAGAACCGTCTAAATACTTTAAAAGCGGAGCAGGATATGAACCAAAAGCTTTTAAACACGCACGCGACACAACTGGAAACCGAAAACCATCATTATCGATTGAGCTGCAGCACAGAATCGAGTTTGCGGCAAGAGGCCcgagattttgaaaaagaatggaAGAATGTGAACGAAACGGTAGCGAGTATTACAAGAGAATTGGAAAAAATGACAAAAAAGATCGAGACATCGAAAAACACGGTGAAGTACGACGAGAAAAGCCTGAAAGAATGGGAGGACGCATTGAATCAAAACGAGGATAACAATCAGCTTATAGAACAATATTTGAAAGAAGATGCAAAAGACTACAAG GACATGGAATTGAAAAGACAGAAACTGTGTAAAGAATTGCAGTCGTATCGTGAGGCGATTATTAATATAACTAATGAAGGACGAGAGGCCGAGATTGTTCTCGATCGAACGACCAAATTGTACAATCAAGCGATGGCGGACTATCGACAAATGTTCAATCAATGGAAAGAGAGTGTAATCATGTTGCAACAACGAAACGACGATATTCAACGTGTTCTTAAA GAAACTGAAACACTGCGTGAGATTACGCAAGATAAGAAGAACGTACTAGAGGAATCGGAGAAATTTTTGAAGGAACAAAAAGAAAGTAATAGACAGGTTGAAGAATCGATTAAAAAATTGGAGAAAAATCTTTGCAATATGAAAGAAGATCAAAAGAAAGCGAAGGAGAAGTACGGAGCTTATGAGAATCAA CTTActatacaaaaaaatattataaaagaaTCCAATAACCGCGTGGAACAACTGCGGGCTGACATAAAACGTAAAGAGATCGagatacaaaataaatatacgAAAATAGAGAAGTTAAACAAACAAGTGGCTGAATTAACTAAGAAGTTGCAAGATATTGGCGATcaagaattaaatattaaagaaaaagcGAAAGAACTGGAAAATATGTTCCAG gaacaagaaaaaaagaaagttgcaATGATTAAAGAAGTAAGCCGATTGCAAAACGCGAATTTGCGTGTTAGAAATCAGATAAAGAAACTAGAAGATGAGAAAAAGATTGCAAAATTGCAATATCTGAATGAATCTAAGAAGGAAGAATATTTGGACAAATTGTATGCCaaggaagaaaaaatttttgagGAACAGAAACAAACATTGTATCAAGTGGATTTCGAATTACAAAAGTCTGAAATGAAATTAGATAGACTAAGAGGTCATGAACGGGATAAGTCTGaagcagaaagaaaacaaatgaaaattgaGGAACTACAAAGTACCTTGAACGAGAAGATGAAATTATCAAAACTGTTGCAAAATCAAATCTCAAGCTTAGAA TATGATATGAGAATAATGTCCAATAGTCTAGCAAGTGACAACAATGAATTAGATTATCTAAGAAACAAAAGACAAGATTTAGTTCTTTTAATGGATGCAGGAGAGAAACGACTGAAAGCTGCTCAAAATTGTTATGAAGAAAAACAAGTAGAAGAAAGTGTTCTACGACTTAAAGTGTCACAGATGGAGAAGATGATGTCTAATATTGGAAATAGCGTTTATGACTTGGAAAGATATCGACTCGAATTAGAAGCT GCAGTAAAAGAACGTAAAGCAGAAATATCTGTACAAAAAGAATCATTTATCATTCAAAAGAGAGTTGCTAGTGGTGAATGTTCAGAACTAAAAAATGCTATAGCTGAACGAAAGATACGAATAAAACAACTACAGGCAAGATATGACAATGGTATAGCTATGTTAGGCACTAATTCTGATGGTACACCGCTGAATACTACCCAACTGAAGATTCAAAATGCACAAGAAAGGTATCTTCTGCAAGAGCAAGGTGATAAATTAGATGAATCTATAACAAAAACTGAACTTGAAATACAAGCCATGGAAAATACATTACGGGTAATAAATGTTTGTaatgataaatataaattaacaaCTTTGTCCACGGACGGAAAAAATAAACCAGAACAAGAAGAACATAGAAAATTGGATGAAGAATTGCAAAATGTCGAACAAAacttaaaacaaaaaaatcgtGAACTGCAGTTCTTAACTGACAATTTACAG AAAATGCAGGATGAATATGTTCAAGTCTTAAAACAGATTGATGAAATTGAAgaacagaaagaaaataaaaatcaatacATGATTGAATTAAGGCAACAAATTCGTGATCAGgaagaaaaaatattcagaGCTGACAAAagtttaaagaatgtacaaaaAGCTATTCAACAAAAAAGTGTCATCACAGGAGATAAGACAGTACTTATACAAGAG AAAGAAGTAGAACTACATGAATTGCAAGAACAGAATTCTATCATTTTGCAAGATATTGCAGAATTTACAATTCATCATATGGAAACAGAACCTTATATCAAAAAGCTTCTAGCTGCTAAAAATATAGAGTTACCATCTATTCCGTTAACTACACAATCACCAATGTCCAGTCATTCCTCCAATCGTTCTACAAACTCAGTAGAATACGTATCAAATGGTACAAATCGTAAAAGTATTATTTCATCATCTAGAGAAAGTATTGGAAAAGTTGTCAATATTATGCCTGAATTTCCAA TTGCATCAAAAACCTCAtccaaaaggattataaaacaTGAACAACAATCTGTAAAAACAGTATACATACGTTCTTCAAAAAAATCTTTGTAA
- the LOC143365192 gene encoding coiled-coil domain-containing protein 39 isoform X3, with protein sequence MKLKAALSGKLESNTEKLTMLKNRLNTLKAEQDMNQKLLNTHATQLETENHHYRLSCSTESSLRQEARDFEKEWKNVNETVASITRELEKMTKKIETSKNTVKYDEKSLKEWEDALNQNEDNNQLIEQYLKEDAKDYKDMELKRQKLCKELQSYREAIINITNEGREAEIVLDRTTKLYNQAMADYRQMFNQWKESVIMLQQRNDDIQRVLKETETLREITQDKKNVLEESEKFLKEQKESNRQVEESIKKLEKNLCNMKEDQKKAKEKYGAYENQLTIQKNIIKESNNRVEQLRADIKRKEIEIQNKYTKIEKLNKQVAELTKKLQDIGDQELNIKEKAKELENMFQEQEKKKVAMIKEVSRLQNANLRVRNQIKKLEDEKKIAKLQYLNESKKEEYLDKLYAKEEKIFEEQKQTLYQVDFELQKSEMKLDRLRGHERDKSEAERKQMKIEELQSTLNEKMKLSKLLQNQISSLEYDMRIMSNSLASDNNELDYLRNKRQDLVLLMDAGEKRLKAAQNCYEEKQVEESVLRLKVSQMEKMMSNIGNSVYDLERYRLELEAAVKERKAEISVQKESFIIQKRVASGECSELKNAIAERKIRIKQLQARYDNGIAMLGTNSDGTPLNTTQLKIQNAQERYLLQEQGDKLDESITKTELEIQAMENTLRVINVCNDKYKLTTLSTDGKNKPEQEEHRKLDEELQNVEQNLKQKNRELQFLTDNLQKMQDEYVQVLKQIDEIEEQKENKNQYMIELRQQIRDQEEKIFRADKSLKNVQKAIQQKSVITGDKTVLIQEKEVELHELQEQNSIILQDIAEFTIHHMETEPYIKKLLAAKNIELPSIPLTTQSPMSSHSSNRSTNSVEYVSNGTNRKSIISSSRESIGKVVNIMPEFPTVASKTSSKRIIKHEQQSVKTVYIRSSKKSL encoded by the exons ATGAAACTGAAAGCGGCTTTAAGTGGAAAACTTGAGTCTAATACGGAGAAACTTACAATGTTGAAGAACCGTCTAAATACTTTAAAAGCGGAGCAGGATATGAACCAAAAGCTTTTAAACACGCACGCGACACAACTGGAAACCGAAAACCATCATTATCGATTGAGCTGCAGCACAGAATCGAGTTTGCGGCAAGAGGCCcgagattttgaaaaagaatggaAGAATGTGAACGAAACGGTAGCGAGTATTACAAGAGAATTGGAAAAAATGACAAAAAAGATCGAGACATCGAAAAACACGGTGAAGTACGACGAGAAAAGCCTGAAAGAATGGGAGGACGCATTGAATCAAAACGAGGATAACAATCAGCTTATAGAACAATATTTGAAAGAAGATGCAAAAGACTACAAG GACATGGAATTGAAAAGACAGAAACTGTGTAAAGAATTGCAGTCGTATCGTGAGGCGATTATTAATATAACTAATGAAGGACGAGAGGCCGAGATTGTTCTCGATCGAACGACCAAATTGTACAATCAAGCGATGGCGGACTATCGACAAATGTTCAATCAATGGAAAGAGAGTGTAATCATGTTGCAACAACGAAACGACGATATTCAACGTGTTCTTAAA GAAACTGAAACACTGCGTGAGATTACGCAAGATAAGAAGAACGTACTAGAGGAATCGGAGAAATTTTTGAAGGAACAAAAAGAAAGTAATAGACAGGTTGAAGAATCGATTAAAAAATTGGAGAAAAATCTTTGCAATATGAAAGAAGATCAAAAGAAAGCGAAGGAGAAGTACGGAGCTTATGAGAATCAA CTTActatacaaaaaaatattataaaagaaTCCAATAACCGCGTGGAACAACTGCGGGCTGACATAAAACGTAAAGAGATCGagatacaaaataaatatacgAAAATAGAGAAGTTAAACAAACAAGTGGCTGAATTAACTAAGAAGTTGCAAGATATTGGCGATcaagaattaaatattaaagaaaaagcGAAAGAACTGGAAAATATGTTCCAG gaacaagaaaaaaagaaagttgcaATGATTAAAGAAGTAAGCCGATTGCAAAACGCGAATTTGCGTGTTAGAAATCAGATAAAGAAACTAGAAGATGAGAAAAAGATTGCAAAATTGCAATATCTGAATGAATCTAAGAAGGAAGAATATTTGGACAAATTGTATGCCaaggaagaaaaaatttttgagGAACAGAAACAAACATTGTATCAAGTGGATTTCGAATTACAAAAGTCTGAAATGAAATTAGATAGACTAAGAGGTCATGAACGGGATAAGTCTGaagcagaaagaaaacaaatgaaaattgaGGAACTACAAAGTACCTTGAACGAGAAGATGAAATTATCAAAACTGTTGCAAAATCAAATCTCAAGCTTAGAA TATGATATGAGAATAATGTCCAATAGTCTAGCAAGTGACAACAATGAATTAGATTATCTAAGAAACAAAAGACAAGATTTAGTTCTTTTAATGGATGCAGGAGAGAAACGACTGAAAGCTGCTCAAAATTGTTATGAAGAAAAACAAGTAGAAGAAAGTGTTCTACGACTTAAAGTGTCACAGATGGAGAAGATGATGTCTAATATTGGAAATAGCGTTTATGACTTGGAAAGATATCGACTCGAATTAGAAGCT GCAGTAAAAGAACGTAAAGCAGAAATATCTGTACAAAAAGAATCATTTATCATTCAAAAGAGAGTTGCTAGTGGTGAATGTTCAGAACTAAAAAATGCTATAGCTGAACGAAAGATACGAATAAAACAACTACAGGCAAGATATGACAATGGTATAGCTATGTTAGGCACTAATTCTGATGGTACACCGCTGAATACTACCCAACTGAAGATTCAAAATGCACAAGAAAGGTATCTTCTGCAAGAGCAAGGTGATAAATTAGATGAATCTATAACAAAAACTGAACTTGAAATACAAGCCATGGAAAATACATTACGGGTAATAAATGTTTGTaatgataaatataaattaacaaCTTTGTCCACGGACGGAAAAAATAAACCAGAACAAGAAGAACATAGAAAATTGGATGAAGAATTGCAAAATGTCGAACAAAacttaaaacaaaaaaatcgtGAACTGCAGTTCTTAACTGACAATTTACAG AAAATGCAGGATGAATATGTTCAAGTCTTAAAACAGATTGATGAAATTGAAgaacagaaagaaaataaaaatcaatacATGATTGAATTAAGGCAACAAATTCGTGATCAGgaagaaaaaatattcagaGCTGACAAAagtttaaagaatgtacaaaaAGCTATTCAACAAAAAAGTGTCATCACAGGAGATAAGACAGTACTTATACAAGAG AAAGAAGTAGAACTACATGAATTGCAAGAACAGAATTCTATCATTTTGCAAGATATTGCAGAATTTACAATTCATCATATGGAAACAGAACCTTATATCAAAAAGCTTCTAGCTGCTAAAAATATAGAGTTACCATCTATTCCGTTAACTACACAATCACCAATGTCCAGTCATTCCTCCAATCGTTCTACAAACTCAGTAGAATACGTATCAAATGGTACAAATCGTAAAAGTATTATTTCATCATCTAGAGAAAGTATTGGAAAAGTTGTCAATATTATGCCTGAATTTCCAA CAGTTGCATCAAAAACCTCAtccaaaaggattataaaacaTGAACAACAATCTGTAAAAACAGTATACATACGTTCTTCAAAAAAATCTTTGTAA